A stretch of Carboxydocella sporoproducens DSM 16521 DNA encodes these proteins:
- a CDS encoding M23 family metallopeptidase produces MSWWRKIIDWPWWPDALERQKNWRRRWLLGWSIWGIAITGLVLAGTYAWWFNRTYQDHVTVTRAVQDDLSSTATWVKPATVLARQTGEETQAKRAVEPARSREEKKKKISRYQVYTRTQVGNNIVGKELPSPRFPLAGGQLIFGYGQIYWPVFGDYRFHHGVDIRPAENNNLVRAVWPGQVKTIRDGSEGPELVLSHAQGWETVYGNLQGIKVRMGQRVEGGQVLGLVAPGELLHFAASQRGEAVNPAVIFP; encoded by the coding sequence ATGAGCTGGTGGAGAAAAATTATCGACTGGCCCTGGTGGCCGGATGCTCTGGAAAGGCAAAAGAACTGGCGGCGGCGCTGGCTGCTGGGCTGGAGTATCTGGGGGATAGCTATTACTGGCTTGGTCCTGGCGGGTACATATGCCTGGTGGTTTAACCGGACTTATCAGGATCATGTAACTGTGACCCGGGCGGTACAGGATGACCTGAGCAGCACTGCCACATGGGTTAAACCGGCGACGGTGCTGGCCCGGCAAACCGGAGAGGAAACGCAAGCTAAGCGGGCGGTAGAGCCTGCCCGGTCCCGGGAGGAAAAAAAGAAAAAAATTTCCCGCTACCAGGTATACACCCGGACACAGGTGGGGAATAATATAGTAGGGAAGGAACTCCCCTCTCCCAGATTTCCGCTGGCAGGTGGACAACTTATTTTCGGCTATGGCCAGATTTACTGGCCGGTTTTCGGGGACTACCGTTTCCACCACGGGGTGGATATCCGCCCGGCGGAAAACAATAACCTGGTGCGGGCGGTGTGGCCCGGTCAGGTCAAGACCATTCGCGATGGCAGTGAAGGACCGGAACTGGTCCTGAGCCATGCCCAGGGTTGGGAAACGGTATATGGCAACCTGCAGGGCATCAAGGTGCGAATGGGTCAGCGGGTGGAAGGCGGCCAGGTCTTAGGCCTGGTAGCACCGGGTGAGTTGCTCCATTTTGCTGCCAGCCAGCGGGGAGAAGCGGTGAATCCTGCGGTTATCTTCCCTTAA